The following are encoded in a window of Phaseolus vulgaris cultivar G19833 chromosome 3, P. vulgaris v2.0, whole genome shotgun sequence genomic DNA:
- the LOC137806987 gene encoding COBRA-like protein 7 — protein MLLPIHCCYLTTILALTIFFSTSSFSDAQSCNGILVSYAYTSGLRLPPNVTNAAEQPYRFESTLTVLNNGLDELKSWKVSVGFDHDELLVSASNAVLADGTTLPASVGNGTVFAGYPMTDLKTAVATAGDLTQMQVQIDLVGTVFGVAPPSVPMPKSISLANDGFLCRKSTTQGKNASSVCCTRDPKFKTNITTDEEFLPRQNGDLSIMYDVIRTYDSNYWAEVTIGNHNPLGRLDNWRLSWDWMNDEFIYSMKGAYPSVVDASECLFGKQGTFYRDLDFATVLNCERRPTIIDLPPTKFNDSDLGKIPFCCRNGTILPPSMDPSMSASRFQMQVFKMPPALNRSQLSPPQNWKISGILNPDYKCGPPVRVSPTENPDPSGLPSNKTVMASWQVVCNITTAKGTSSKCCVSFSAYYNDSVIPCKTCACGCPQNTERTCSTTAPAMWLPPEALLVPYENRTAKAIAWASLKHLRVPTQMPCSDNCGVSINWHLYTDYTKGWSARVTLFNWGDTNFADWFAAVQMDKAAAGFEKMYSFNASLLDGVNNTIIMQGLPGLNYLVAEADGADPLRDPRVPGKQQSVISFTKKLTPGINMVRGDGFPTKVFFNGEECSLPSVYPTSGGSWNGFSLGTSMLLSLLSFLLLR, from the exons ATGCTCCTCCCAATCCACTGTTGCTACCTCACCACCATCCTCGCACTAACAATCTTCTTCTCAACCTCGTCATTTTCCGACGCCCAATCCTGTAACGGCATCCTCGTCTCTTATGCCTACACCAGCGGCTTGCGCCTTCCGCCCAATGTCACCAACGCGGCGGAGCAGCCCTACCGGTTTGAGTCCACGTTGACGGTGCTCAACAATGGTCTCGATGAGCTCAAGTCGTGGAAGGTCTCCGTGGGGTTCGACCACGACGAGTTATTGGTCTCTGCGTCCAATGCGGTGCTCGCAGACGGCACTACCCTCCCCGCCTCCGTCGGAAACGGCACTGTTTTCGCTGGCTATCCCATGACCGATCTCAAGACCGCCGTGGCCACCGCCGGAGACTTGACCCAGATGCAGGTTCAGATCGATCTCGTCGGCACCGTGTTCGGGGTGGCGCCGCCCAGTGTTCCGATGCCGAAATCCATCAGCCTCGCCAATGATGGATTCCTCTGTCGTAAATCCACCACCCAAG GGAAGAATGCTAGTAGTGTGTGCTGCACGAGAGATCCCAAGTTCAAAACTAACATTACCACGGATGAAGAGTTTCTGCCACGTCAGAATGGTGATCTTAGCATTATGTATGACGTGATAAGAACTTACGATTCTAATTACTGGGCTGAGGTTACTATTGGAAACCATAACCCACTTGGGAGGCTTGACAACTGGAGGTTGAGCTGGGACTGGATGAACGATGAGTTTATATATTCAATGAAAGGGGCTTATCCTTCTGTTGTGGATGCTTCTGAATGTCTGTTCGGTAAGCAAGGCACATTCTACAGGGATCTTGACTTTGCCACTGTTTTGAATTGCGAGAGAAGGCCAACCATAATTGATCTCCCTCCCACCAAGTTCAATGATTCTGACCTTGGGAAGATTCCCTTTTGCTGCCGGAATGGTACTATTTTGCCGCCCTCCATGGACCCTAGCATGTCAGCTTCAAGATTCCAAATGCAGGTTTTCAAGATGCCACCAGCGCTTAACCGATCCCAACTTTCACCACCGCAGAACTGGAAGATAAGTGGGATACTCAACCCTGACTATAAATGTGGCCCTCCTGTAAGAGTGAGTCCTACGGAAAACCCTGATCCTTCTGGCTTACCGTCGAACAAAACTGTGATGGCCAGTTGGCAGGTTGTGTGCAATATTACAACAGCCAAGGGAACATCAAGTAAATGCTGTGTTTCATTTTCAGCCTATTACAATGATTCAGTTATTCCATGCAAAACATGTGCTTGTGGATGCCCCCAGAATACAGAGAGAACATGTAGTACCACTGCCCCAGCTATGTGGCTTCCACCAGAGGCACTTCTTGTTCCTTATGAAAACCGAACCGCCAAGGCCATTGCTTGGGCAAGCCTGAAACATCTTCGAGTGCCAACCCAGATGCCCTGTAGTGATAACTGTGGTGTGAGCATCAACTGGCATTTGTACACAGACTACACTAAAGGATGGAGTGCGAGGGTGACACTTTTTAACTGGGGTGACACCAATTTTGCAGACTGGTTTGCTGCAGTACAAATGGATAAAGCAGCTGCAGGTTTTGAGAAAATGTACTCTTTCAACGCAAGTCTTCTAGACGGCGTAAACAACACTATTATTATGCAAGGTTTGCCAGGATTGAACTACCTTGTAGCAGAAGCCGATGGAGCTGACCCTCTGAGAGATCCCAGGGTGCCTGGTAAACAACAGTCTGTGATCTCTTTCACAAAGAAACTTACTCCTGGAATCAATATGGTTCGTGGAGATGGTTTTCCCACTAAAGTCTTTTTCAATGGAGAGGAATGCTCTCTTCCTTCCGTGTATCCAACTAGTGGTGGTTCTTGGAATGGTTTTTCATTGGGTACTTCAATGCTTCTATCCCTGTTGTCGTTCCTCTTGTTACGATGA